TGATAAATGAATCTTAAAATGACCAATAGCTCAAACGCAAAACTAAAATACAAGCAATAAGATTAGGTATGATTTGTGACCACCTATTTAGATCTAAGACGGAAAACGGCATTCAAATGGTTTCCATTTTTGGGAAACAGGTTCAGCAGCGGAGAAAGTTTTAGAGTAGGAAGATTTAGATGACGTGATTAtagatctaaactcttatttaatCATTAGTCAAATAAAAAAATCGAAACGAAATCAAAGAAATTAGGTTTCAAAAACCGTTAAAAATCCTGAAATCAAATTTTAAATCGACATTTTTAACAAtggaaatcaaatcaaattatAAGAACAGATTCAACTTATCTTCAAATTGCTATCGATGATGAAAATCGTCAAAGTAATTTGCTGTACTTGAATCTCCTTAACTTTTCATATAAAATTCGAGTTAATCTTCGAAAAGAATGAATCGACGATGGAAGGTTTAGGTTTATCAAGCTGAATCGAGTGTTTCTTCAATTACCATATCATATTTGGTGATTGAATTTTCGTTGAGACGTCGAGATTACTCAGAAAGCTGTTTCCGTTGAATGAGAATGGGAATTGGATTATGAGAGTAAGAACTTGGCTTATGGGGCATTTTTGTCATGAAAAAATTATGCTTTGGACTAAATCGTCCATATCATGACTAACCCGTCTCAGATTTGATAAGTTTGAACCTTCTTGTACCAGGCTTGACAGGACAGGATTAAAGCGTCCAAAGTCCacaaactttgggactaaacgtcaatttctacataaAAATAATCATAGTGGGTTGCCATTGATTAGAATTAAGGAGGGGACAAGCCATGACCTGCAAAATAGAGCTCAAAAATCCCTAGTCCACTCTGTCATTTGCATTACTCGTGTCCAATTTAAGTGCAAAAGCACCAAGGATCGAGTTCAGTTTATGCACAGAGATGATTAGTTCCATCGTTATAACCATGTTATCAATAATCTTCCGACCAAGGACAAACTCTGACTGACTTTTATCAATGAATTCTGCTAAGAATAGTTTGAAGTCTGCTAACCCAAAGCTTGCCTTAGGGAGTAATACAAAGTTGGTATGACCGAGTCCCACTGGATTGAAGCCGAGCTGAAATCCTTCTCGATCAACTTGACGACATCCCATCCTACCGCATGCCAACATTCCTATAAAAGCATACAGGATTCTCATGCGGTCCTGGGGATCTTGTGGAACCCATTTTTCTTAGACCTACTCAACAAAGATTAGTCTAAATATTTGAACTCTGGGATGTTTATGGTGGGAACGGCATCAACAGCTCCAGTAGCGAACATGCTAGCAAAATGGGTGAGCAAGGCATCTTTAATCAGACTCGACTTAGTCAGATGTCCACCGAGAGGAGTATTTTTGTCACCTTCGGGGGATCCAGTTAGACTTGCCTCTTTGTTCCCAATAGAAGAGTCCGTCTTGAATTCAGTTAGTTCCTCTATCGTGGATAGCTTAGTTTCAGAGAGGATAACTAAGGTAGGTTACATGGTTTTAGGAATGCGCCGTTCACTTGTTTTCCAAAAGTGGTCTCTTTATCTTTTCCTCTTGAtctttttctggtttttaaccgaTTAGTCTTTCAATTATCAACTCCCAATGTATTTCAGTGTCCGTGTACGTCTAACTGCGTCAGTACTTCAAATGGGCCATAATACAACCACTGATTTGTGGTTGgaaattgaaaacaaaataaaataaagaaagtaACAAACCAGAGAGATATTTAGCCTAGATTGAGGAAAATCTCTGTCTATTATGGAGATTGGAGAATCATTCAAGGAAATCTCAGTCACCCACCCAATTGGTTAACTCAAGGCTGCCAGCGAAACCTCTAATAGACAGAAATAATATTCTCAGCCTGTTCTCATTAGGATTCATGGACTAAATAGGCCTTTTACACTGTTACAACAAGGGGAGACCAACGCATATATGCAACCCGAAACTCACATATATGGCACTTCATTTCTCCATTTCTGTGGTAAATTCATATTCCGTAGCTGAAGAACATAAACTTAAATATGAAAGTATAGCTGCAAAATACATACTAATATATGGTCAATTCTACAATTGGCATACCAACAAAAGCTTAATACTAAACCACACACAATTGGCTTACCAACAAAAGCTTAATGCTTAACCACACACAATGCAGTATACTTGCTAAAACACCTCTCCTATAAATAACTTACCAACAAGGAATATAGAACATTAATATAATAAACCTActttttcgttttcctaaagcatgTAACAAACTTGCTTAAACATCACTTTTGCTTATGgaatcctttttcttcttcacttcaATGGCAATTTCATTACCATCGTTCTGCTCTGATTCGGCCCTATCCTCCTGTGACTTGCGCTTCTCCTTTTTCTTCCTCTCAGTTGATATATTCTCCTCTGAAGCTCCATCTTCGATATCCATGTTAGTTTTCTCTTCATCTGCAAAGTCATTGCAAATAAGTGAGGAACAAACCACAGTACCAGACAATTGTAAAAGAGGATATCGACTAACCAGTACCATTACCATTACATAATGTTATTGAACAGGACTATCCAAGTAAACAGCAGACAATGGAATTGACAAAGCAAATGGACTCTGACGACTCATTAACTAGACTTGTGACTGCATCTGTTCCCCTTTCTCGGCCATCTACAGATGGTAGTATTAGATCCGTTAATAACGAATCTTCACATTTCTTTAAAAAGGCACACTGGTTTTTGAAAAATGAAGTAGGGATCTTGTTCAATTAAAGATTGCCAACTTCTGAATAGACATGTAAACCTCACGAGACGAGAGACTTCACTTAGAGTTTGCTGAGCATCTCACAAACTATAAAATCATATAAACAGGAGAAAAGTTGGGATTGTTACCACAACTGGGATGATGAAAATTTGGTTGTGTATCCAGACTTGTTCCTGTCATGCCTGATTTTTTCTTCTCATCCTCTAAGATTTTGGCTTTTTTCACAATATCCCTCGCGGACGTGGACAGTTCACTCCATTcaacctcatcatcatcatcatcataaaaacATTCaccatcataatcataatcataatcaccagCAGTGTATTCTGCATCCATAAACAAAATAGATTGATATATTTATGTTTGATAAttatcaacaatttttttttgaagatgaaTCTTTCAACGAAGGAGTAACTAGTACAACAGTTGCCATGGTGGGAGGGCCGACAGACCGAAGAACTTgtaaaggaatttttttttgtaaaagagatgttcaaacaaaaataacacccaaaaaaaaaaagtagtgtgGTAACCTTTAGATGACAAAAATACGGAATTAGATAACACTGAAAATGGATAGTATGTGCTAATCAGAAAGTAACACCCAACTCTAGAGTAATTTTAAGATTGGAAATGAGGTACATGCGTCTTCTTTTGTTCGAATTTCCCCTAGGAGTCTCCCATTCTACTCCGAGGATAAGATTGTGATAACCGTACCTATTGAGATTGTGAATCGCCCTCTCAACATCTTCCTTGTTCACAAAGTTTACAAAACCAAATCCTCGACTAATGCCAGTCCTCTGGTCTACAGCAACATGAACATGACTGACAGCACCAAATGTTCCGAATAGCTCAAGCAAGTCAGGCTCGCGAGTATCTTCTGAGAGGTTGGTGACGCAAACAGAGTTTTCTTCGTTCCTCCGTCTTCTAGGTGCAACAGATACATCAACTCCTTCACTACATCACCCAAGTTCTTCTCTGTATCTTACTGCCAGCAAACCCATTGGCCATTGCAGAAACACAGCAAATCCATCTGCATCCCTAATTTCTCACTGAGTGCCTCCATTGCAGCTGCACCCATTCCTACTGCTGCTACTTTTTATAATCTCATTTCTCACTGTTGACTGCAACAGCTACCAGTACCTAAATCCATGTGCATCTTCCTGGTCACAGACCATCAATCCACAATTCAACCACATTAACTCAATCTTCTTGCGCACAGCCACCACCAACACCTTGCTGCTCCTTCTTCCCATTGCAAACAATTTCAAATCCCcatcgagacaacacaacaacaactACTCTCTGTGGCTTTCTCGCCCAACAGTTCACCATACAAACTCCTCCATTAAGAAACTAGTCGCAGTTCATTCAGGACTTACAAACGTGTGTTGTGTATTGTATTTGTTATGTAGATATGACCTACTGGTTTTATCTTGATCATTCCCATACCTCCTTCCCTGCAGTTAATCGTAAATTCAAGACAAAC
This is a stretch of genomic DNA from Papaver somniferum cultivar HN1 chromosome 1, ASM357369v1, whole genome shotgun sequence. It encodes these proteins:
- the LOC113283501 gene encoding uncharacterized protein LOC113283501, with the translated sequence MLRGRFTISIEYTAGDYDYDYDGECFYDDDDDEVEWSELSTSARDIVKKAKILEDEKKKSGMTGTSLDTQPNFHHPSCDEEKTNMDIEDGASEENISTERKKKEKRKSQEDRAESEQNDGNEIAIEVKKKKDSISKSDV